In a genomic window of Vicinamibacterales bacterium:
- a CDS encoding heparan-alpha-glucosaminide N-acetyltransferase domain-containing protein, translating to MSTGAVRSRLAAIDIVRGAVIVLMALDHTRDFTTNLGFPPENLARASAVLFFTRWVTHVCAPTFVLLAGVGIGLMADRGLPARDLRRYLVTRGLWLIVLDLVITPLGWSFAIEPLPVYALVLWAIGLSMIAMAGAVALPRAWLLALSLAVIAGHNLTDAVRPPDLGPLAWLWTVLHAPGFLWPGGIFVGYPLVPWVAVVGVGVALADVYRWAPERRRRWLVGLGTAAVALFVVLRALNGYGNPAPWRPQATAALTAASFLNVLKYPPSLQFLLMTLGPALVALALAERARGWWAGWLATYGRVPLFFYCAHIFVVHAAAVAIAFLQGGELTRIQAVTHPERIPPWFGIPLPAVYLVWMGIVAALFWPCRAYGRLKASGAHPWTRYL from the coding sequence GTGTCCACCGGCGCCGTGCGGTCCAGGCTGGCCGCGATCGACATCGTCCGCGGCGCCGTCATCGTCCTGATGGCGCTGGACCACACGCGCGACTTCACGACGAACCTGGGCTTTCCGCCGGAGAATCTCGCGCGCGCCTCGGCGGTGCTCTTCTTCACGCGCTGGGTCACGCACGTCTGCGCGCCGACGTTCGTGCTCCTGGCCGGCGTCGGCATCGGCCTCATGGCGGACCGGGGCCTGCCGGCGCGGGACCTGCGGCGGTACCTCGTCACGCGCGGCCTGTGGCTCATCGTCCTCGATCTGGTCATCACGCCCCTGGGGTGGAGCTTCGCGATCGAGCCGCTGCCCGTCTACGCACTGGTGCTGTGGGCGATCGGGCTTTCGATGATCGCCATGGCGGGTGCCGTCGCGCTCCCGCGCGCGTGGCTGCTGGCCCTGTCGCTCGCCGTCATCGCGGGCCACAACCTGACCGACGCGGTCCGCCCGCCGGACCTGGGTCCGCTCGCGTGGCTGTGGACCGTGCTGCACGCGCCGGGGTTCCTGTGGCCGGGCGGCATCTTCGTCGGGTATCCGCTGGTGCCCTGGGTGGCCGTCGTGGGCGTGGGCGTGGCGCTGGCGGACGTCTACCGGTGGGCCCCCGAGCGCCGCCGGCGGTGGCTCGTCGGGCTCGGCACCGCCGCGGTGGCGCTGTTCGTCGTGCTCCGTGCGCTGAACGGCTATGGCAACCCGGCGCCGTGGCGACCGCAGGCCACTGCGGCGCTCACGGCCGCGTCGTTCCTCAACGTCCTGAAGTACCCGCCGTCGCTGCAGTTCCTGCTGATGACGCTCGGGCCGGCACTCGTCGCCCTGGCGCTCGCCGAACGGGCCCGCGGCTGGTGGGCCGGCTGGCTCGCCACCTACGGGCGCGTGCCGCTCTTCTTCTACTGCGCCCATATCTTCGTCGTGCACGCCGCGGCGGTGGCGATCGCGTTCCTGCAGGGCGGCGAGCTCACGCGCATCCAGGCCGTCACCCATCCCGAGCGGATCCCGCCCTGGTTCGGCATTCCGCTGCCGGCCGTCTATCTCGTGTGGATGGGCATCGTGGCGGCGCTCTTCTGGCCGTGCCGGGCATACGGCCGTCTCAAGGCCAGCGGCGCGCACCCCTGGACGCGCTATCTCTGA
- a CDS encoding 6-bladed beta-propeller, translated as MRRTTLGMAALVALALVSASGARTSAQGEQYRLVPNWPTLPAGMWFGLKEAPPPPAEREAQAAARRARGQMGGGGGLPTNQPGISGLAIDQRDRIFVFNRGPKPVMVFNTDGKLLMAGADGEYNGKKINPDWEHSGGVDWDGNVYVIERDAHRIVKLSPNLDTFLMQIGTTMEKGTDATHLNLPSGIAILKSGNIVVTDGYGNNRVILYDKHGKFLKQVGKGKGGPDDKGTGPGEWVLPHKLAVDAQENLYIIDRENHRLQVFDKDLNYQREIKNAWNPWDVHISRKGTEGVGYMADHMLERVHKFSLKDGTLLATWGSQGLGPNQFDWVHGVVVDSKGAVYAADTYGQRIQKFVPAGMSSQR; from the coding sequence GGGATGGCGGCCCTGGTGGCCCTGGCGCTGGTGAGCGCGTCGGGGGCACGGACCTCGGCGCAGGGCGAGCAGTACCGGCTCGTGCCCAACTGGCCGACGCTCCCCGCGGGGATGTGGTTCGGGCTGAAGGAAGCGCCGCCGCCGCCCGCAGAGCGCGAGGCGCAGGCGGCCGCGCGCCGGGCCCGCGGCCAGATGGGCGGAGGCGGCGGACTGCCCACCAACCAGCCCGGCATCTCCGGCCTGGCCATCGACCAGCGCGACCGGATCTTCGTGTTCAACCGCGGGCCGAAGCCCGTCATGGTGTTCAACACCGACGGCAAGCTCCTGATGGCCGGCGCCGACGGCGAGTACAACGGGAAGAAGATCAACCCGGACTGGGAGCACTCGGGCGGCGTGGACTGGGACGGCAACGTCTACGTCATCGAGCGCGACGCCCACCGCATCGTCAAGCTGTCTCCCAACCTCGACACGTTCCTGATGCAGATCGGGACCACGATGGAGAAGGGCACCGACGCCACGCACCTGAACCTGCCGTCGGGCATCGCCATCCTCAAGAGCGGCAACATCGTCGTGACCGACGGCTACGGCAACAACCGCGTCATCCTCTACGACAAGCACGGCAAGTTCCTGAAGCAGGTGGGGAAGGGCAAGGGCGGCCCCGACGACAAGGGCACCGGGCCCGGCGAGTGGGTGCTGCCGCACAAGCTCGCGGTGGATGCGCAGGAGAATCTCTACATCATCGACCGCGAGAACCACCGCCTGCAGGTGTTCGACAAGGATCTGAACTACCAGCGCGAGATCAAGAACGCGTGGAACCCCTGGGACGTGCACATCTCGCGCAAGGGGACCGAGGGCGTCGGCTACATGGCCGACCACATGCTGGAGCGCGTCCACAAGTTCTCGCTGAAGGACGGCACGCTCCTGGCCACCTGGGGCTCCCAGGGCCTGGGGCCGAACCAGTTCGACTGGGTGCACGGCGTGGTCGTGGACTCGAAGGGCGCGGTGTACGCGGCCGACACCTACGGGCAGCGCATCCAGAAGTTCGTGCCAGCGGGGATGTCCAGCCAGCGATAG